GCAGCGGTTTGAAACAACTGAGCACCACGCGCGAGGCGTCTTCGCCGTGCTGGTCGCCGGATGGACGATGGATTTGTTTCGCGGCGCGGGTCGCGGGACGCCGTGCGCTTTACAAAGTGCCAGCGAATGGTGGACAGATGGAACGCATCCCAACCAGTGGCATTTCCAATCCCTCGGAACCGGATTGGTCGCCTGACGGGAAGTGGATCGCGTTCACGGCGCAGATGGGCAGCTTCAGTATTTGCGTGGTGCCGTCGTCCGGCGGATCGGCCACGCCGCTGGTCGAGGGAGAAGACCCGAGTTGGTCGCCGAATTCGCGGACATTGGTATTTGTGAGGCGCGGGAGTGGTGGAAATCGCCAGTTGTCTTTGCTTGACGTGCCTACAAAACAAGTCAAGGATGCTGCCCGGGTTTCGGGAAGCAATTCAAGTAACTCACAACCCAGTTGGGCAAGATAAACTTCCCACGGAATAACAATGCACATGAAACTCACGAAGATAACTCATTTATTGGTGTTGGGGACTGCCCTGACAATCACCGCAGTTGGCTGCAAAACCCATCCGTTAAACCCGACGCCGCTTCAGGGTTCGCGCCAGCATATCGGTGATGCCTCTGGTCCTGGCAACGGCATGCCCATCGGGCAGAGCGACATTAACGCCAATCCCATCAGCACGACGAATGGCATTCCTCCGAACGAAAATGACAAACATAAAGATTGGGTGGAAGACCCGGGCGCGCTCAAGGCGCAGACGATTTATTTTGATTTCGACAAGTCATCCATCAAAACCGGCGAACAATCCAAACTGGATGACGTGGCCAATTATCTCAAGAGCAACCCCGCCGCCGCCGTGAAGGTGGAAGGAAATTGCGACGAACGCGGCACGGAAGAATATAACCGCTCGCTCGGCGAACGCCGCGCCCTCGCCGCCCGCGAATACCTCGTGAACCTGGGCATCGAAGCCTCGCGCGTGGACACCATCAGCTTCGGCGAAGACAAGCCCGTGGACCCTTCCCACAACGAAGCCGCCTGGTCCAAAAACCGCCGCGACGACTTCGTGGTGCTCACACCGCCGAAGATGTAATCGCGAAAAATTCTGAGTTTCGAAAAGGTGCGCTGGCATTCGGCGCGCCTTTTTTATTTACGATGGACGATTTACGATTGACGCGCGATGGGCGCACCCATCGCGAAGAAATCTCCGTGGAACCAACACATCTCAGATAAATTTTTTTTAAGCTTCAAACTCCGTTGCCGTCAAACTATTGCATCACGCGAATTTGCGAATGAAAATAAACCCCATTATCGGATTGACGACCTCTTTTTAGGCCCGCCAAAAGCTCAAAACCACCTAAATCCCCGATCACAAATCGTAAATAAAGAGTCTTTACTATCGTTCCGCGATGGCTTAACTTATTTATAACTTAGGAAAGTCTATGAATGCAATTTTAGGTCTGTTCAATCTCGGTGGCGGCGAAATCATTTTGATTCTCGCGGTCGTTCTCCTGCTTTTCGGCGCGAAGAAATTGCCGGAATTGGCCAAGGGTCTCGGCCAGGGCATCAAGGAATTCAAGAAAGCCACGCGCGATGTGAGCGACGAAATGCACAACGCCATGCGCGAGACTCCCGAGCCTCCACCCCAGCGCAAGCTTCCCCCTGCGGTCATCGCTCACGAGCCTGAGCCCACCGTGACGCCGACGCCTAGCCAGAAGGCTTGATCCTGCAGTAACATTGCGTCATGGCAATTGAGCCCGAAGAGGACCGTACTCTGGAGGAGGACGAGGGCGGGCCAGTTAAATCCTTTCTCGAACATCTCGAAGATTTCCGCTGGGCTTTGATCAAAAGCGGCGCGGCGGTCTTGATCGGGGTCATCATCTGCCTGCTCGCGGGCAATTACGTCGTAAAAATCCTCACGCGTCCGCTCACCAAGGCTGTTTCTGCCCGGCCCGGCACCAACCAGGTCGTCTCGGTATTTTTTGGCACAAATCGGCTGAGCATCTTTGACCTGAACAGCGCGCAGCAAAAATTGTTGAACCTCGGCACCAACCGGTTCGTCGCGCTGGACGTTACCCCCATCACGATTTCTTCCGGCACGAATCAAATTCAAGTGCTCGGCCTGACGGTGAACACGAACCTGGAGTTCACCGATCAACCCAAACACATGGAGATGAGTTTGCTGGTACTTGGCCCGGCGCAGGCGTTCCTCGTGGGTTTTCATCTAGCGCTCTACGGAGGCATCGGGCTTGCTTCGCCATTCATTTTTTATTTCCTGGGGCAGTTCGCTTTTCCCGCGCTTAAGCTGCACGAGAAAAAATATTTCTATCGCGGCATCGGCTTTGCGCTGCCGCTGTTTATTTGCGGCGTGACCTTTTGTTATTTCGTCCTCCTGCCCGCGGCGCTGGCGGCATCGCAAGTCTATGCGAATTGGTTCGGTTTCACTTCCACGATGTGGGAGGCGGGAGATTATTTTGGTTTCGTCGCCAAATTTTTGCTGGGTATGGGACTTGGCTTTGAACTGCCGGTCGTGATTTTGGTGCTCGTGAAAATCGGGCTGGTGGATTACGCGCTCCTCTCGAAGATGCGGCCCTACATGATCGTGATCAACCTCGTGCTGGGCGCGGTGCTCACGACGCCGGAAGTTCTGACGCAAGTTTTGATGGCCGTGCCCCTTCAGTTACTTTACGAAATCAGCGTATGGATCGCGTGGTATTGGGAACGCCAGGAAAAGAAACGCGCCGCCGCGCAGGAACGTGACCTGGGCAACCGTCCATAATTACTGATGGCGGTAGAAATTTTGGAATGCATTCCTGGGGAGCGCGCGCGTCTCGCGTGCAGTGGCTGGCGTCCCGTCAGCCACATATCTCTTATCTCTTCGTGACTCAAGTCCGGCTCACTCACCAACAGCCGCCAGGGCGCGTACGTTCCTTAGGAAATGGCGGTTCGTTTCCAGCCATTCGATTTTAAACCGATTCGCACAAAATTATCGCCTCGGTTGAAAACCCCTTTACAAAAGCACGATTGCCGATAGAATATTTTTAACAGACACAAATTTTTATGCGTAACACTGTATATCTGCTCTTGGGTTCAATCACCCTCGCCCTGTTTGCCGCCGGCTGCGCCGGTCCCGAAGAAAAATTAGGCCGTGGTGTCAGCAACATGGGCGAAATCGTCCGCCAGAGCGAA
This genomic window from Verrucomicrobiia bacterium contains:
- the pal gene encoding peptidoglycan-associated lipoprotein Pal, whose product is MKLTKITHLLVLGTALTITAVGCKTHPLNPTPLQGSRQHIGDASGPGNGMPIGQSDINANPISTTNGIPPNENDKHKDWVEDPGALKAQTIYFDFDKSSIKTGEQSKLDDVANYLKSNPAAAVKVEGNCDERGTEEYNRSLGERRALAAREYLVNLGIEASRVDTISFGEDKPVDPSHNEAAWSKNRRDDFVVLTPPKM
- a CDS encoding twin-arginine translocase TatA/TatE family subunit, with the protein product MFNLGGGEIILILAVVLLLFGAKKLPELAKGLGQGIKEFKKATRDVSDEMHNAMRETPEPPPQRKLPPAVIAHEPEPTVTPTPSQKA
- a CDS encoding twin-arginine translocase subunit TatC, which translates into the protein MAIEPEEDRTLEEDEGGPVKSFLEHLEDFRWALIKSGAAVLIGVIICLLAGNYVVKILTRPLTKAVSARPGTNQVVSVFFGTNRLSIFDLNSAQQKLLNLGTNRFVALDVTPITISSGTNQIQVLGLTVNTNLEFTDQPKHMEMSLLVLGPAQAFLVGFHLALYGGIGLASPFIFYFLGQFAFPALKLHEKKYFYRGIGFALPLFICGVTFCYFVLLPAALAASQVYANWFGFTSTMWEAGDYFGFVAKFLLGMGLGFELPVVILVLVKIGLVDYALLSKMRPYMIVINLVLGAVLTTPEVLTQVLMAVPLQLLYEISVWIAWYWERQEKKRAAAQERDLGNRP